The Lycium barbarum isolate Lr01 chromosome 4, ASM1917538v2, whole genome shotgun sequence nucleotide sequence gtgtttcaaatcgattgttgatgattattggtattgctattggtatggttgttgatattttggccgagttagaatctcggggatgttgaattcataggggagatgctgcccaaatttctgtagaaaagtgttaatttAAGATTCAAGTCCCAAAGTCTTATAGTTAACATTTTGTAATtgcgaccaattgtagattttcgaggaaacgggaattgagtttggagaggcgcaaggagtgaataaggtatgtaaagctttacctttccttcttttggcatgtcttagacttaataggtttggatacgagcctcggggacaactctatctCTAAAAATCCAAGTTTGAATTTAcctctttttcattcaatagaattgaattaagtacttcatgccttgttgagacaattgcctaaacatctataatttgcccaaacggaaccggattacactaaaaccttcataagtggctccataaagttttatgtacgtaatttgggtgcgccacctcagttgacccgaggtgggcccactattccaaATTTTCTCCTTttgtgctattgatttgttttcaagcaatatttaaaggaaATCTCTAGTTATTGTTCCGTCTACTAAAAGGTAATTGTTTTAATTATTCCATTAAGTCCTACAATATATTTAACATATACAAACGATCTCAAAAGGTTTTGTTTTGACATAATCTATCGgaatatccgaaaggtacgtactgcgACCCTCGCCTAATTtattttctaaatgacctattgttcggactattctatcgagtcttcgtaaatgttttatgatgcatatagtttctcactactccactcgtggacgcctcaatgtttccctcactgagcccgggccaggatatgttatcacgcgtattccactgcattgttcgccatgcctcgatgtgagggggcaggtatacatgtacatgggttgtggagtatgatgtgccatgtacacacattctggtatatgatgatatgatatgatatggtcatctgatatgtttgatatgtgcacattctgatttgatatgatatgttgcggagctattccctactctggagtatgctgtgttgtgacgccagtgacggggtggcgaccacgttctgttcaccgtgtcccataatgaggccggatatggcatatgttctgacatgcattacctatgttttatgagtaagcattttttaTACTCCGGTTACTACACTTATTTTCTGTATCccctgttcagattatgattctgtttattgtaccttatgttttacatactcagtacatattccgtactgacccccttttcttcggggggctgcgtttcatgccgcgcaggtacacccagatgatgtggagttattatagaggatgttccagcagagttggcaagctccatctgTTCCTAGGGTGCCatcgagtcagagtttgtatgtgtgcttttctggattgatgttagagactttgcagacagagtcgtgggtatagtatgtcagttgtgtatgcggcttcatcaaccgatatgtcattctgtattatgtgttaaattctgtatgattatagattctgtttgattcggaaagcatcgaacaagcatattttgagagtttattatatattttatttttatctgatttaaaaagtctactaAGATTATGAGTGTCCCAAAGGTCTATGGGTTCGTTCGGCTTcggatatggggccgggtgcccatcacaccctagcggaattagggtgtgacaagagGAAAGCCTGCAAATGTTGTCATTAATCTTGACATGGCAAAGGCTTATGACAGGATATCATGGTTATTTCTAACTAAAGTCCTGAGGAGAATGGGGTTTGGTGAATTTACTATTGATCTGGTGTTTAGAGTTAtctcaaataattggtattccattCTGATTAATGGGCAACCCTATGGTTTTTTCAAATCATCtagaggagtaaagcaaggagatcCACTGTCCCCTGCTTTATTCATTTTGGCTGCAGAATGTTTGTCTAGGGCTCTCAATGCACTGCATACTGAGGCTGATTACAAGGAATAtgggatgccaaaatggagtccatatgtcaatcatttggcatatgcagatgatactatcattTTCACCTCTGCTAATGAACAGTCTGTGAGATTAGTGATGAAGACTTTGAGTAATTATGAGAAGGTGAGTGGTCAGAAGATCAACAAACAGAAAAGTGTtgtttatatgcatcatttgACATCTCATAACATTAAGGAGTTGGTATTTTCTGTCACTCAGATTCCTGAAAAGGATTTTCCATTCACATATTTGGGTGTACCAATTTACTATGGGAGAAGAATGAACATTCACTACAATGAGATAATAGAAAAGATTCAGAATAGACTGAGCTCATGGATTGGTAAGCTGTTATCTATTGGAGGAAGGACAACACTGATTAAACATGTTTTACAGAGCATGCCTATACACCTATTATCCGCTTGTGACCCTTCTAGTGGTATACTTGCTCAGATTCATAGATTGTTTGCTAAGTTCTTTTGGAGCAACTCTGTGGGAAACTCAAGTAAGCACTGGGCAACTTGGACAACCTTGTGTCATCCACAAGAAGAAGGTGGCATGGGGTTCAGAAGCCTACAAGATATATCTAAAGCCCTCTTTACTAAACTGTGGTGGAACATGAGaaccaaacaatccttatggaGAACTTTCATGAGTAATAAGTACTTAAAGAAGTTTCATGCTGTGATAGCCCCTAGCAGATCAGGTACTTATGTGTGGAAGAAGATGATTAAACACCGAGATGAGATGGAACATGAGATATGGTGGAAGCTTCAACAAGGTAATTCttatttttggtttgataattggacaggactgggagccctataccatattactccaccagattttgagtgtgATCCCACAATCATCCTTGTAAAAGAAACTGCAGAAGTGGGGCAATGGGATGAACAGTTGCTAAGAAGAATCCTTCCTGAGGATATAGCAGACCATATTGTGCAGCACATTAATCCACCAAATGAAAATGGCCAAGCAGATAAGGCTTTCTGGAAGTTAGATTCGAGGGGGAAATTCACAGTTGGGTTTGCATTTCAATTGCTCAAACAAAGAAAAGACCCCAGTAATTTGTATAAGCAGATGTGGATTAAAGGACTACCAATAAAGATATCTTTTTTTATTTGGAGATTTTGGAAGTTCAAGCTACCACTAGATGATAAGTTGAAGAAATGGGGACACCAATTCCCTTCCAGATGCTATTGTTGTCAACATCCAGAAGTGGAAGATACCTCCCATGTCTTTTTACACTCACCAACAGCTCAAGCCATCTGGAAGTATTTTTGTGGACCAGTGGAAATAAATATTGAGAATTTGCAAATTACCCAAATAATTAACAGATGGTGGGATATGCCTAGTAGACTACCTGTCAAATGCATCAACCAAGCTGTCCctgctattattatttgggaactctggaagaggagaaacactatgagacatgaagggaaggtgtcaatcacaaaactcatttaccaggtgatgcatactttgattcaattcatgaaggtGAGAATGAAAAATTTTAGATATGCACCATATAATTGGAGTGTGATTGTTGAGTCATTACAGAGATATTCTCCAAAGGTAAGAGTAACACGAGTAACTTGGAGAACTCCAGATATTGGATGGATAAAAGTCAGTACTGATGGAGCCTCAAGAGGAAACCCGGGTAGGAGTTCATGGGCCTTTTGTGTAAGGGATGAAAGGGGAGATGTGATACAAGCACATGCCAGAGAAATAGAGGATCTTCAAAGCACCAACACCGAGGCAGAGGCCCTGGCCATTTTACAGGCTCTCAGGTATCTAAAAGACAATCAGTGGGATCAAATAATGATAGAGACAGATTCACTTTTGCTGAAGAACATTATTCAAAGGACATGGGAAATTCCTTTGCAAATCATTACTATggtggaagaaatttggagaataattgaggaaaaagtggtggtgatagagcatatttatagggaaggaaacaaattagcagatcacttgactaatttagctttggacacagaggacatacaattcaattcctttcatgacatggagagccactgtaaaagaattgtgaacaGCGACAAATTACAGCTGCCCTATCTAAGAATCAGATCATGTTAAGGAGACTGAATATAGGGGGAAGGTGGGAGAAAAAGAggtcctcacactcaaatcctttgggaggagaatgtgaaggatttggtttacactaactgtttgctaatggttgcaggtacacaaactaacataaatggaggatttttaattcaacaggtaccacagaacaaccacaccgaaggaataccaacaagcagcaaaacacagtgtaatcagggtacaggagaaaaaaaaaagaatacagATGCATAGCAAATATGATCAAGATCCAACTCAGGAAAGCCTCAAAGGGGATTTTAATTAATATAAGGTTAATCGATGTTCAATTCGTGATATTAGCACCAAGTTGTGCTCAATCGAATGGACAAAAGTCAATTCTATATGGTTTAAATCACAAAGAGGAAGATACATATTTGATCAGCCAAGCTTTTCAATCGAAACATAGAGAAGACAGAACAATGGAGATTACAAAACAAGCAAGAATCAAATGCAGAGATACAGAGAAGGTAAATATAGCAAAGAAAGAGGAAGGGACATACCAGATCGAATAGGAGAAAGGCAACAACAAGCTCAGTGTTCATACAGCAATCTCAGCATCACAAACGAGCTGGAATCGAAACAACAACTTCAGGAGCTGTGGTGCAGATGAATTGACCGAGGTGGAactcaaacaacaacaaaaatcgaAAATAAGCAAGAGTAGAAAAGAGCAATTATGAGCAGCTTAACAGTCATACAAGAAGAAGAAAGGACTAAGGAGGAGCAGAAGATTACCGATCTAGAGGAAGAAGAGATTGGAGCCGGAGAGCAGCCATGGACAATGGTGGACTTTTGGGACAATGCAGTATTATAGAGAAAGAACTCTGAGTTACCACAAGAAGCAGTGAAGTTCTGCTTTTCTTCCACTAAAAAGTGAGtgacaaaaaggaaaaaagagagcAATGTCAAAGACTCACAATGCTTTTCTCCCCTGGGTACTGGGGAAATATACTATAGTAATAAAAGATTGAAGAGGAATATATTGTGCAATGTGGGGTTAAGACATAAGTCGACAATGATGAATGTGGCACTGCTTTTGGAGTATATTTGTGTCAAAATTATGATGTCTCAATTGAAGAGACATATAATACTTATGACAAATCCAAGAAGGGTTGTGATGCATCCATATTATTGGATAAGAGTAGTGCATTCAAAAGTGAAAAGGATGCTGGACCAAACAAGAATTCTTTGAGGGGAATTAGAAAGCTAATCAAGATTTctcatatgaaaaaaaaaagaaggcaatttcaatttttgtttgctttctttttttgttttttgttttttcatttgGATTGGGTCTGTTTTGGGGCTGTCCGATTTTATTTGTTTGGATTTTGATTTTATTAAATAAAAAGCCCACACGGGCAAagcaaatttaattaaaaaaaaaaactgttctgAATTATTTTTTGGGGAAAAAGAAAAGGCTTCCATGTCCGAGCGGACCCTTATGTGGTGGTTTTTTCCAAATAGGCACCCTTCCCTAATAGATCAAAAGGTTCGAGTAATGGCCAGTTTTGGTGTCAAAGATATTCCTGAAATTCTTGACCACATGTGGTGGATTTATTACACATGGTCGGTCAGAATGATTGATTAAAGACCAGATAGAAAATTAGATTAATCACAAGATAAGGCTCTCTATTTTTTAATTGATTGgtaaaaaaacaagaaaaaaatttaGTCTAATCACAAGTTAAAAGTGCTTTCTATTGTTAATGGTTTCATGACTGTCTTTTTCCCCATCTTTAGCCATATTGTCGACAGGTAGGCTACACAATCCGAAGAAAATGTATTAATTAATATTATTATATGGGAAAAATATTAACAGGTGGCTTTATATCCAATAGTTTTTCATAGTGGTAAGCAATTATCACACGAAAGAAGTTTGTATACCTTTGTACGCAATCCGAAGAAAATGTATTAATTAATATTATAATATGGGGAAAATATCAACAGGTGACAAGGAATGTATCCGCTCCGTACCTTTTGAACCGCTTTATTCTCCACTACTATACCATATAAATTAGGAAAAAGaataaaaatacccctctactttcatAAATTGACTATTTTTACCTTCCATTATAAGTTGGAGTCAAATCTACCCCTCCCGTTACAAGTTagagtcaaatatacccctacagtTAGTAAAGTATTTAAAAATACCCCTCATATCTAATATATTCTCACATAATCATGTCTAGTCATTGAAATTGGATGATATGGACGCCACATGACATTTAACTTATTTCATGTGGTGCCTAAGTAGTAATTTTTCTAAAAACAATCTGGAAAATTTGATTTTTCTAAAAACAAATCTGgaaaaaatggcttttattaaaaatctaatttttttattttataaaatcaattcattaaaaaaaatctggaaaattggattttttttaaatcagttttttcagattttttttttaaattaatccagatataaaaaaaagatttttaggacaattttttttaaaatactttACAGTTCTCccgattaaaaaaaaatattttccagatttttttaattaaaaaattctATTTTTgagaatatatttttaaaaaacgggttttataaaattaaaaaaaatcagatttttaataaaagccattttttccatatttgttcttaaaaaaaattaattttccagATTGTTTCTAAAAAAAATTGTCACGTAGGTACTacatagaataagttaaatgtcaTATGACGTCCATGTCACACAATTTCAATTACTAGATTTTCTTATGTgggaatatgttagaaatgaAAGGTATTTTTAAATACTTTGCTAAcagtaagggtatatttggccccaacttataacgggaggggtatatttggccccaactCCTAATGGAGGGTAAAAGTTGCCAATTTATGAAAGTAGAGGAgtatttttaacccttttccctATAAATTACTACCTCCTTTCAATATGTGTTGTGATTCGGGATTTGAGAGTTAAATTAACTAATTTCAAAGTAAATTTGGATGTAAAATCTTCATTTTCTTGAAatattattttcatgtttgaACACTATATAAAGAAGTAATGCTGCTAAAAATTACAATAATTATCAActcaaaatattttgaaaaaaacatTATAAGAAAACATCCATTAACTCAACAAATTGTCACTAGGATACATAAAGTTGAAATAAAAGGAGTACTTTTAAGTAAGAACAACGGTTAGGACTTAGTATTCTATCAAGCAAATTAATTAAAGTTTAATAAGGAGAAATAATAACGCTTGAATATTGtacaggggcggagctacagccATCGAAGGGTGGTCAGATGAACACCCTTTGTCGGAAAATTACTTTGTGTATATAGGTCAAGTTCTGtttaaaacatatatatatttgacgTTGAACAGCCTTAATACAATCAAGTCTTTGACGCAATGGCTAATGGTGTTCATTTTTCGCTGAATGGTTCCGAGTTCGAGACTCGACGTAGTCTCCACAAtgctattttgttttatttgacaGAGTTGATTCGCATAAATCACAGGCTGCATTAGCATTCTTACAATTGTTTTAATTTATCTAAGATTCTTAAATATTTCTCAActttcttgatattacaattttTGTCAATAAAGAGTTATATATATGAATAACTTGTTTTATTTTTGAAACATGTTATTATATAGATATCAGtcgtattaattttttttttattcaacatAGGATGCACTTTtgacggaaaaaaaaaaagaagaaaaaattacATTTTATGTTAATTGGGTCAACAATTCTACcaaaattaactttttttttgttaattctTACGAAAAATTATCCAAACTTT carries:
- the LOC132637182 gene encoding uncharacterized protein LOC132637182 — encoded protein: MRADSRPIRKSFRFLNFWVKHESFLDVVKENWVESYGSDPFFNFHNKLKKVGRALSKWSRDTYGDIFKQIATLEEVVQVHEQEFEQNPIGLNRERLQRVQADLIRFYAIEEKFWRQKAGMQWFQDGDRNTKFFHAHVYGKKRKLQLQRIQDHTGTWLDTEEEIAQEAIRFFSDQFKEENIPTDFSMLDKIPKMVIEEQNQQLYEMPDEAEVKIAVFGLNGDNAGGPDGFTGRCFQACWEIIANDLVNMVRSFFCGHELPRISWLFLTKVLRRMGFGEFTIDLVFRVISNNWYSILINGQPYGFFKSSRGVKQGDPLSPALFILAAEYDTIIFTSANEQSVRLVMKTLSNYEKVSGQKINKQKSVVYMHHLTSHNIKELVFSVTQIPEKDFPFTYLGVPIYYGRRMNIHYNEIIEKIQNRLSSWIGKLLSIGGRTTLIKHVLQSMPIHLLSACDPSSGILAQIHRLFAKFFWSNSVGNSSKHWATWTTLCHPQEEGGMGFRSLQDISKALFTKLWWNMRTKQSLWRTFMSNKYLKKFHAVIAPSRSGTYVWKKMIKHRDEMEHEIWWKLQQDFECDPTIILVKETAEVGQWDEQLLRRILPEDIADHIVQHINPPNENGQADKAFWKLDSRGKFTVGFAFQLLKQRKDPSNLYKQMWIKGLPIKISFFIWRFWKFKLPLDDKLKKWGHQFPSRCYCCQHPEVEDTSHVFLHSPTAQAIWKYFCGPVEINIENLQITQIINRWWDMPSRLPVKCINQAVRMKNFRYAPYNWSVIVESLQRYSPKVRVTRVTWRTPDIGWIKVSTDGASRGNPGRSSWAFCVRDERGDVIQAHAREIEDLQSTNTEAEALAILQALRYLKDNQWDQIMIETDSLLLKNIIQRTWEIPLQIITMRRQNNGDYKTSKNQMQRYREGKYSKERGRDIPDRIGERQQQAQCSYSNLSITNELESKQQLQELWCR